CTTAGGCAACACGAAGCGAACCCGGCCGTCCTGGACCTTTTTGTCGGTACTCAACAGGGCCACGATGTCATCGCTGGCTAACCCGGCGGGAATTTGGGTGGGCAAGGCCGCCTTCACTAGTAACTGGTGTTGTCGGTCAGCCTCAGCCTGATCCCACCAGCCCAGCTGAGTTGCGATCGCAGCGGCGGCCACCATACCGATGGCCACTGCCTCACCATGGTTGATGCCCCGGTACTGCATCAAGCTTTCGATGGCATGACCAATGGTGTGACCGTAGTTGAGGATGGCCCGCAGTCCCGCTTCCTTCTCATCTTGGGCTACTACATCGGCCTTGGCCTGACAGGAACGCTGCAAGATCAGCTGCAGTAACTCTGGTGGCAGGTAGCGCACCTGATCCAGGCGCTGGGCCGCTTCTAAGCCCTCAAATAACTCACCGTCCCAAATCACCCCATATTTGATTATCTCGGCCATGGCTGCCCGGAATTCCCGAGCCGGCAAGGTCTTCAGCACCTCAGGATCGATCACCACCAACCGGGGTTGGTGAAAGGCGCCGATCAGATTTTTGCCTTGCGGATGGTTGACGCCGGTCTTACCGCCGATGGCGGCATCGACCATAGCCAGCAGAGACGTCGGCACCTGCACCACGGCGATGCCTCGCAGCCAAGTGGCCGCGGCAAAGCCGGTCATATCGCCGATGACACCACCCCCTAGGGCCACCATGGCCGATCCCCGTTCTAGCCGGTGAGCCAGGGCAGCATCGTAGATCTTTTGAACCGACCGCAGCGTCTTGTAGCGTTCGCCAGCGGGCAGGACACAATGGCTGACCCGATAGCCGGCCTGCTGCAGAGAGTCCAGCACCCGCTGGCCATAGTGGCGGAATACCGTTGGATTAGAGACCACCAGGACTTTCTGCCCTGATTTCAGCAGGGGAGGCTCTGCCGCTGCTAGCCAGGCCCCCAGATGATCGAGTCCTGCGGGCGCTACCACAATATCGTAGGCTGCCTGGGGCAGCGGCACAGAAATGATAGCCTTCATCGCCGAATCCTTCACTCGCCATCTTTCAGCCTACACTGCAGATCAACAGGGATTTGGCGGCGGTGACATGATTCAATAGAAACGAATATACCGATGTACTCTAAGGAGCATCTATGGCAGCGGTTAGCTTTGTGATTCTCTTGGCAGCAGCAACAGGACTGGCCTTGGGCCTCTACTTTGGTCTCAAAGCAGTTAAGTTAATTTAGATAAGTTAGAGGACAGGAGGTGGCCTAGCCTTGGTATTGCATAGAGCACTGCTAGGCTCACCCAACCCAGAGCATTAATCCGGGGGTCAAATAGCGTGACGTCTGCTCCCGAGAATAGGGTAGTGCCCAGAAACGCTAGACCATAGCCAGTAATCAGTGCCCGATGCTGGGCAGGGTATGCCTGATTGATCCAGCTGGCAAGACTGCCATAGCACATGCGACCCACGATACCCGTGAACAGCACCGTGGCCGGGATCCCCACTTCAGCCGCCAGCATCAGCCAGAGGTTATGGGGATGGCCAAAGGAGCTGTAGCCGGCAATGCTACCCGGCACATACAGCAACTTATAGTTGCCTAACCCCACGCCCCAGAGAGGAGCCTGGGTAATCATCTCTAGGGCTAGGCGCCATAGATCCAGGCGAATGGGATCCACTAGGAGCTCCCAGCTGAGTTGACGCCCGCCGATGCCGAACAGGACAGCACTGGATGCGATCGCAACTAGCCCTAATCCTCCCATCAACAGTAGCCAGCGTTGGCGGCGGGCGGCTATGACGACCAACAACAGCTGCACCATGGCCACCCAATAACTATTGCGGGAGCCGGCATACACCAGAGCCGCCAGAATCAACATCAGGCTAGTCAGAACCAGTGGCAAGCGGTAGGCAGGTTGAGGCAGTCTGCGATGGCAATGATCCAGCGTTTGCCAGAGCATGCCCAGGGTGATGCCCAAGGCGATTACCAGATAATTGGCCAAGATATTGGGGTTATCGAACACGGCATAGATGCGATGACCACTGATCTCACCGATGTATAGCCAATCCAGCAGGGGATAGGCCGAGAGATCTCTGAACGAGGTGTAGCGCTTGACCAGAAACTCCCCCAGGGCAATGGTGGTCACGGGGATGCTGCCCCAAGTCATGGCTAAGGCCCAGCGCTCTAGCCACAACCAAGGTCGCGGAGTCATGGTGATCACCTGCACGATTACCCCCCAGAGGACGAAAAACGGTAAGAAATGGACCAGCTGTAGCCAGGCTTCTTGGCGATGCACGGCCAGAGCCGAACTGAGCAGCAGCAAGCCCCCCAGCCCCAGCCAGCCCTGACGGTACAGCGCCGCCACCACGGCCTGCCACTGCCAGGCGACTCCCACCAATAACACCATCAAGAGCCCCGCCAAACCGGGGAATACTGCCCAGGGCAGGATTCCCAGAGTGACCCCGACCACCATCGCCAACAACCGTTTAGACACGCTATCAATGAAATCCTCTCGTTGAGAGAGACACGATAAGGGCAGGAGGCGTCGTGTCTCTATTGGGACGGGGAGATGACCCATGGCTGCATGCCCTGCTCCAATTGCAGCAAACAACGCTGACAGGCCTGCCACAGTGCCTGTTCTTGCCCTTCCTTGGCAGCGACCAAGGCCTGGAGTTCCCGCAGTACCCCCTGGGCCTGATAATCTGCCATACCATTCTTAACCACCATAATTTTGGGATGGTCTGTGGTGGTCAGGCACTCATGGGGATTGACCAAGGCTTCATGGAGTTTTTCTCCCGGCCTCAGACCGACAAATTGAATGGGAATATCGACATCGGGGATACAGCCAGCCAGATGAATCATCTGCACGGCTAGGTCTACAATCTTGACCGGATTTCCCATATCCAGGACCAAAATTTGGCCCGATTCTCCCACCGCCAGACTCTGAACCACCAGGCGAGACGCCTCGGGAATGGTCATGAAGTAGCGCGTCATCTTGGGATGGGTGACGGTCACCGGTCCGCCCCGAGCGATTTGTTCTTTAAATAGGGGCACTACGCTGCCCCGACTACCCAGTACATTGCCGAACCGCACCGTCAGAAACCGAGTCGGGCTATGGGTGGCATAGGCCTGCAGCAACAATTCCGCTAGGCGCTTGCTGAGTCCCATGAAGTTGGAGGGAGTCACCGCCTTGTCGGTGGAAATCAATACGAAGGTCTTTATCCCGAATTGGCTGGATAATTGGGCTAATCGGGCCGATGCGATCGCATTATTATCGATGGCTTCGGTGGGGTTGGCCTGCATCAAGGGCACATGCTTGTGAGCTGCGGCATGAAACACTAAATCAGGCCGCCAGGTGTGGAAGACGCTGGCCATGCGGTGGTGATGCCGAATATCGGCAATGATCGGGGCCAGGGCCAGCTCAGGGAAATCTGCCCGCAGTTCCCGCTCGATGTGGAAAATGCTGTTTTCCCCTCGCCCCAGCAATAACAGCAACTTGGGCCGTAGCCGCGCCAACTGACGACACAGCTCTGAGCCGATGGTGCCTCCGGCGCCGGTGACTAGAACAACCTGACCGTGCACCTGGTCATGGGCTGAGGGAATCGGGGGGCATAGCTGCTCCGAAAAATTGAGATACACCTCAGGGCGCCCCAGAATATCGGTGATTTGGAGATCTCGAGCCTGGGGAATCAACTGTTTATCCTGGAGGATCTCAGCTGGCCCTGGTAGGGTCTTGAGAGTGAGGCCGCTGCGATTCACTTGATGCACCAATTGCCGCAGTCTGGCAGCCGGGGCCGAGGGCATCGATAAAATGATTTGCTCTACCTGTAGGCCCCTAGCAATGGAGACCAATCGAGAGGTATCTCCTAAGACCTTAACCCCTTCTACCTTACGACCCTGTTTGGTGGGATCATCATCGATAAACCCGACCACCTCGATCTGCAGGCTGCGATTCTGGCGAGATTCCAGCACCATCTGAGCCCCGGCAAACCCGGCCCCCACCAGTAATACCCGTCGGGATGCTCCCGATTCCAGACATTGCCTCGGTCGTCGGCGTCGTAGGGACCAGCGGCGGCAGTAGCGCAGCGCCCCCATACCCATGAGGCAAAAACACCAATCGATGGTACTCACGCCCAAGGGAATACCCGGCACGGCAATAACGCGGGGCAGCAACAATCGAGTCACCACTAAGACCAATAAGGAGTAAAAGGTGATGCCGTTGAAGAGGGTCAGGGCATCCTTGAAGCCAAATAGGCGCCAGATTTGCTGATAGGTGCCAAAGCCCGCCTGAATCGCCAGACGCCCCGGAATTGCGACTAGGGGTAACACCCAGGCCAGATCGTCGTGGCTGCTGGGGATATCGGCCTCAAACCGGAGCAAA
This portion of the Halomicronema hongdechloris C2206 genome encodes:
- the petL gene encoding cytochrome b6-f complex subunit PetL; the protein is MAAVSFVILLAAATGLALGLYFGLKAVKLI
- a CDS encoding polysaccharide biosynthesis protein is translated as MVTKRLQFPSVYRLGQLCLDGTVAWLACSLAFLLRFEADIPSSHDDLAWVLPLVAIPGRLAIQAGFGTYQQIWRLFGFKDALTLFNGITFYSLLVLVVTRLLLPRVIAVPGIPLGVSTIDWCFCLMGMGALRYCRRWSLRRRRPRQCLESGASRRVLLVGAGFAGAQMVLESRQNRSLQIEVVGFIDDDPTKQGRKVEGVKVLGDTSRLVSIARGLQVEQIILSMPSAPAARLRQLVHQVNRSGLTLKTLPGPAEILQDKQLIPQARDLQITDILGRPEVYLNFSEQLCPPIPSAHDQVHGQVVLVTGAGGTIGSELCRQLARLRPKLLLLLGRGENSIFHIERELRADFPELALAPIIADIRHHHRMASVFHTWRPDLVFHAAAHKHVPLMQANPTEAIDNNAIASARLAQLSSQFGIKTFVLISTDKAVTPSNFMGLSKRLAELLLQAYATHSPTRFLTVRFGNVLGSRGSVVPLFKEQIARGGPVTVTHPKMTRYFMTIPEASRLVVQSLAVGESGQILVLDMGNPVKIVDLAVQMIHLAGCIPDVDIPIQFVGLRPGEKLHEALVNPHECLTTTDHPKIMVVKNGMADYQAQGVLRELQALVAAKEGQEQALWQACQRCLLQLEQGMQPWVISPSQ
- the aroB gene encoding 3-dehydroquinate synthase, yielding MKAIISVPLPQAAYDIVVAPAGLDHLGAWLAAAEPPLLKSGQKVLVVSNPTVFRHYGQRVLDSLQQAGYRVSHCVLPAGERYKTLRSVQKIYDAALAHRLERGSAMVALGGGVIGDMTGFAAATWLRGIAVVQVPTSLLAMVDAAIGGKTGVNHPQGKNLIGAFHQPRLVVIDPEVLKTLPAREFRAAMAEIIKYGVIWDGELFEGLEAAQRLDQVRYLPPELLQLILQRSCQAKADVVAQDEKEAGLRAILNYGHTIGHAIESLMQYRGINHGEAVAIGMVAAAAIATQLGWWDQAEADRQHQLLVKAALPTQIPAGLASDDIVALLSTDKKVQDGRVRFVLPKGIGQADTTDAVSEPLIRSVLAAMAA
- a CDS encoding O-antigen ligase family protein → MSKRLLAMVVGVTLGILPWAVFPGLAGLLMVLLVGVAWQWQAVVAALYRQGWLGLGGLLLLSSALAVHRQEAWLQLVHFLPFFVLWGVIVQVITMTPRPWLWLERWALAMTWGSIPVTTIALGEFLVKRYTSFRDLSAYPLLDWLYIGEISGHRIYAVFDNPNILANYLVIALGITLGMLWQTLDHCHRRLPQPAYRLPLVLTSLMLILAALVYAGSRNSYWVAMVQLLLVVIAARRQRWLLLMGGLGLVAIASSAVLFGIGGRQLSWELLVDPIRLDLWRLALEMITQAPLWGVGLGNYKLLYVPGSIAGYSSFGHPHNLWLMLAAEVGIPATVLFTGIVGRMCYGSLASWINQAYPAQHRALITGYGLAFLGTTLFSGADVTLFDPRINALGWVSLAVLYAIPRLGHLLSSNLSKLT